Within Chlorogloeopsis sp. ULAP01, the genomic segment GTGCTACAGTTATCTGTTCTGATAAAACTGGTACCTTAACTGAAAACCAGATGACTGTGCAAGCCATCTATACCGGAGGTGAAAAATACACAGTTACTGGTGCAGGCTATGCTCCCCAAGGGGAAATTCTACTAAATGAACAGCCAGTCAATTGGGATCACACTCCTGGTTTGGCAGAATGTCTCAAAGCCGGGTTGCTATGCAATGACTCGCACCTAGAAAATAAAGATGGGCAATGGCAGGTAATTGGCGATCCTACAGAGGGAGCATTGATAGCCATAGCTAATAAAGTTGGGCTTACCTACAACAACTTAGAACAAGAAATGCCCAGACGGGATGTCATCCCCTTTGAGTCTGAATTTCAGTATATGGCAACTTTACACGAAGCTTCGCCATCAGCAAATCACAGAGGACAAAGAATTATCTATGTTAAGGGATCAGTAGAAGCTATTCTCAAACGTAGTCACAAGATGTTGGCTGCTCAGGGAAATCTCGCCCCCATAGATCCAGAAACCACACATCAAGAAGTTGATGCGATGGCTCATCAAGGATTGAGGGTATTAGCTTTTGCTCAAAAAACTGTACCAATTTCTCAAGATTCGCTCGATCATGCAGATATCGAAACAGATTTGATTTTCTTAGGATTGCAGGGGATGATCGATCCACCCCGAACAGAAGCAATTAAGGCAGTACAAGCCTGCCAAGAAGCCGGCATTCAAGTCAAAATGATTACAGGCGATCATGCTGTCACCGCACGGGCAATAGCTGAACGGATGGGCTTTAATAAAAATGGTCAAGTTCTTGCTTTTACTGGAAGTGAACTTGCCCAAATGGGTAATTCTGAACTTGCCACGGCGATCGAAGATGGGGTAGTGTTTGCCCGTGTTGCGCCAGAACAGAAACTTCGTATTGTTGAAGCGCTTCAGTCGAAAGGAGAAGTTGTGGCGATGACGGGGGATGGTGTCAACGATGCACCAGCTCTCAGACAAGCAGATATCGGTATTGCGATGGGAGGTGCTGGTACTGAGGTAGCAAAAGAAGCCTCAGACATGATTTTAACTGATGATAACTTTGCTTCTATTGAAGCTGCGGTGGAGGAGGGACGGACTGTTTATCGAAATTTACTCAAAGCGATCGCCTTTATCTTACCTGTTAACGGCGGTGAGTCGATGACGATTTTGATTAGTGTACTGCTTGCTAGAGCATTGCCAATTCTATCTTTACAAGTTCTATGGCTCAATATGGTTAATTCCATTACCATGACTGTGCCTTTAGCGTTTGAGCCGAAGTCTGAACGAGTGATGCAACAACCACCGCGCAGCCCTCGCGAACCCTTGCTCTCCAAAAGTTTACTCAAGCGCATCATCGCAATTTCTGTTTTTAACTGGATCTTAATCTTTGGTGTCTTTGAATGGATTGAACAAACCACAGGAAATATAGCTTTAGCCCGTACAATGGCAATTCAAGCTTTAGTAGCAGGAAGAATTTTTTATCTTTTAAGTATTAGTCAATTAGGAATTGCAATATTCAATAGACTTCGTGGGATTAGACAGACAGTTACCGATGCTTCGGCAATTGGAATTGGCATTGCTTGTACGATAATTTTGCAGATAATATTCAGTCAGTGGAACATCATGAACAAATTATTTTACACTGCCCCACTGAATTTAAATCAATGGTTAATTTGCTTACTGATTGGATTACCGATGATTTTACTATCAATTTTAGTGAACCGTTTTGACCCTCTCGACTAATGAGATGAAAATAGGGGCTA encodes:
- a CDS encoding cation-transporting P-type ATPase, translating into MTATAKEIMQSHQWHNLPVPRVAQHLGTNIEAGLNADEVTKRRERFGSNELKSKPGKSPLVRFLLQFHQPLLYILLVAGAIKALLGQWVNAGVIWGVTLINAIIGFIQESKAESAIAALASSVQTNATIIRNGKKVQVPSQELVPGDIVLLASGDKVPADLRLVQARNLQVNESGLTGESVAVEKNTQTLDADAPLAERTNMAYAGSFVTFGTGSGIVVAIGETTETGRISQLIEQGTSLKTPLTRKFDKFSRTLLYIILGIAALTFAVGLGYGNSWAEMFEAAVAFAVSAIPEGLPAVVTVTLAIGVSRMARRHAIVRKLPAVETLGGATVICSDKTGTLTENQMTVQAIYTGGEKYTVTGAGYAPQGEILLNEQPVNWDHTPGLAECLKAGLLCNDSHLENKDGQWQVIGDPTEGALIAIANKVGLTYNNLEQEMPRRDVIPFESEFQYMATLHEASPSANHRGQRIIYVKGSVEAILKRSHKMLAAQGNLAPIDPETTHQEVDAMAHQGLRVLAFAQKTVPISQDSLDHADIETDLIFLGLQGMIDPPRTEAIKAVQACQEAGIQVKMITGDHAVTARAIAERMGFNKNGQVLAFTGSELAQMGNSELATAIEDGVVFARVAPEQKLRIVEALQSKGEVVAMTGDGVNDAPALRQADIGIAMGGAGTEVAKEASDMILTDDNFASIEAAVEEGRTVYRNLLKAIAFILPVNGGESMTILISVLLARALPILSLQVLWLNMVNSITMTVPLAFEPKSERVMQQPPRSPREPLLSKSLLKRIIAISVFNWILIFGVFEWIEQTTGNIALARTMAIQALVAGRIFYLLSISQLGIAIFNRLRGIRQTVTDASAIGIGIACTIILQIIFSQWNIMNKLFYTAPLNLNQWLICLLIGLPMILLSILVNRFDPLD